A genome region from Parafrankia irregularis includes the following:
- a CDS encoding class I SAM-dependent methyltransferase, which translates to MVTPGGHVVEQVGAHAAWAEAGPDLEGTLFPAGPPLPIWEVIAGYTRYWAVVAALDLGVFEALADGPGGVDELAARTEVAPTRLVVVLDYLVAAGLLEAAGERRFALTPAARCFLLRGSDLSMADMLRFSPGPTSAWPELSATLRRGRPTRTVEDDAGLFYGRLAQASAPTQRAVAAAVAADLPDPGPDALVLDLGAGAAPWAIGMLQVWPRARALAVDLPSIIPFAQAAAATHGVADRLEVQAGSYLDAVLPVGEAAVVTIGHVLGLQSADLAKALLLRARGAMRPGGFVVISDYYRPARPPTGRDLEAALPQSMALTLLANTWEAEVIELPVLMSWLAEVGLVPWAVRSLLPGQLAVIATEPPGAW; encoded by the coding sequence GTGGTGACCCCCGGAGGGCATGTGGTGGAGCAGGTGGGAGCGCACGCGGCGTGGGCCGAGGCCGGCCCGGACCTGGAGGGGACGCTCTTCCCCGCCGGCCCGCCGCTGCCGATCTGGGAGGTCATCGCCGGCTACACCCGCTACTGGGCGGTCGTCGCCGCGCTCGACCTGGGTGTCTTCGAGGCGCTCGCGGACGGGCCCGGCGGGGTGGACGAGCTCGCGGCGCGCACCGAGGTCGCGCCGACGCGGCTCGTCGTCGTCCTGGACTACCTGGTCGCCGCCGGCCTGCTGGAGGCCGCCGGGGAGCGTCGTTTCGCGCTCACCCCGGCGGCGCGGTGCTTCCTGCTGCGCGGCTCCGACCTGTCCATGGCCGACATGCTGCGCTTCTCGCCCGGTCCGACGTCCGCCTGGCCGGAACTGTCGGCCACCCTGCGGCGCGGCCGGCCGACCCGCACCGTCGAGGACGACGCCGGCCTGTTCTACGGGAGGCTCGCCCAGGCGAGCGCACCCACCCAGCGGGCGGTCGCCGCCGCCGTCGCCGCCGACCTGCCCGATCCCGGCCCGGACGCGCTGGTGCTCGACCTCGGCGCCGGCGCCGCTCCGTGGGCGATCGGAATGCTGCAGGTCTGGCCGCGGGCGCGCGCTCTGGCCGTCGACCTGCCGTCGATCATTCCGTTCGCGCAGGCCGCGGCAGCCACCCACGGCGTGGCCGACCGTCTCGAGGTGCAGGCCGGCAGCTATCTGGACGCCGTCCTGCCCGTCGGGGAGGCGGCCGTGGTGACCATCGGGCACGTCCTCGGGCTGCAGTCCGCCGACCTGGCCAAGGCGCTGTTGCTGCGGGCCAGGGGAGCGATGCGCCCCGGCGGCTTCGTCGTGATCTCCGACTACTACCGCCCGGCGCGGCCTCCGACCGGCCGCGACCTTGAGGCCGCGCTGCCGCAGTCGATGGCGTTGACCCTGCTGGCGAACACCTGGGAGGCCGAGGTGATCGAGCTGCCGGTGCTGATGTCGTGGCTGGCCGAGGTGGGCCTGGTGCCCTGGGCTGTCCGTTCGCTGCTGCCCGGCCAACTGGCCGTCATCGCCACCGAGCCACCGGGGGCATGGTAG
- a CDS encoding acetamidase/formamidase family protein produces the protein MTTLSTGPAAAGIDGAAYLPSTPDTVRWGWLPNAESAPVLRVAPGSAVIIDTVSHEGIMEDQGRDPLAYFGAHGARPDEVPADQVAIAASGIVHDFDAGPHVVTGPIQVDGAVAGDLLRVRVVGLDLRAPFGVISNRHGLGCLAGEFPEGTVRHPDADVAHPDRYGSVCTFVRTRRSGGLDYGVLPFGNPGLPGAEAVFPLAPFLGVMGVAPNVTEPVPSVPPGGHGGNVDVAMLGAGSTFYLPVQVDGGLFYVGDPHYAQGDGEVALTALEAPLRATVVLDVLRGAEADRVVGVLREPFGETDAYWLPLGMDRDLDEAMRKATRAAVAFLSTRMGMSRAAAMAYLSAAGDFAVSQVVDDVKGVHCKIRKSDFPAV, from the coding sequence ATGACGACCCTGAGCACGGGCCCGGCGGCCGCGGGCATCGACGGCGCCGCGTACCTGCCCTCGACGCCGGACACCGTCCGCTGGGGCTGGCTGCCCAATGCCGAATCGGCGCCTGTCCTGAGGGTCGCGCCGGGAAGCGCGGTCATCATCGACACGGTCAGCCATGAGGGGATCATGGAGGACCAGGGCCGGGACCCGCTGGCGTATTTCGGCGCGCACGGCGCGCGGCCGGACGAGGTGCCAGCCGACCAGGTGGCGATCGCCGCGTCCGGTATCGTGCACGACTTCGACGCCGGGCCACATGTCGTGACCGGCCCCATCCAGGTCGACGGGGCGGTGGCCGGGGACCTGCTGCGGGTCCGGGTGGTCGGCCTCGACCTGCGCGCCCCGTTCGGTGTGATCAGCAACCGGCATGGGCTCGGCTGCCTGGCCGGCGAGTTCCCGGAGGGCACCGTCCGCCACCCGGACGCCGACGTGGCCCATCCCGACCGCTACGGCTCGGTGTGCACGTTCGTCCGGACCCGTCGCTCCGGCGGCCTCGACTACGGGGTGCTGCCGTTCGGCAACCCGGGCCTGCCCGGCGCGGAGGCGGTGTTCCCGCTGGCCCCGTTCCTCGGCGTGATGGGAGTCGCGCCGAACGTCACCGAACCGGTGCCGTCGGTGCCGCCGGGCGGTCACGGGGGCAACGTCGACGTGGCGATGCTCGGCGCCGGCAGTACGTTCTACCTGCCCGTCCAGGTCGACGGTGGGCTGTTCTACGTCGGTGACCCGCACTACGCGCAGGGCGACGGCGAGGTCGCGCTCACCGCGCTGGAGGCGCCGCTGCGCGCCACGGTGGTGCTGGACGTCCTGCGCGGCGCCGAGGCCGACCGGGTCGTCGGTGTGCTGCGCGAGCCCTTCGGTGAGACGGACGCCTACTGGCTGCCGCTCGGCATGGACCGCGACCTCGACGAAGCGATGCGCAAGGCGACCCGGGCCGCTGTCGCGTTCCTGTCGACGCGGATGGGGATGAGCCGCGCCGCCGCGATGGCGTATCTGTCCGCCGCCGGGGACTTCGCGGTCAGCCAGGTCGTCGACGACGTCAAGGGCGTCCACTGCAAGATCCGTAAGAGCGACTTCCCGGCGGTGTGA
- a CDS encoding helix-turn-helix domain-containing protein codes for MSQNLPLVRDPVTTLSTDIVPTRERFEWWMHRMCQDIMPTAATSDYADCFRGKINVFDLAGGAVTTLTFSPLSGRRSPALIRSYDPEDYYLFMVHGSPIRVEQSGNVTCLESGGIALFDTSHPLAADFLDHGRQKRVTLMRLPRASLPLSGDAADRLLGSALLVRSQTGALLGQFLSGFREETAAPGSTELHRLGRIGFDLASTFLASHLGAQRTLPVETREQVLRARIDTFIDHNLGDRELRPATIAAAHHISVRTLHQLFQGQPETVGAMVRRRRLERCKDDLLNPRLGHLTIGDISARWGFRHPADFSRAFRAAYGAPPRDLRRAESRDLDA; via the coding sequence GTGTCCCAGAATCTGCCCCTGGTGCGGGACCCCGTAACGACCCTGTCCACTGACATCGTTCCGACCCGGGAACGGTTCGAGTGGTGGATGCATCGAATGTGTCAGGATATCATGCCCACCGCGGCGACCAGTGATTATGCTGATTGTTTCCGCGGGAAAATCAACGTGTTCGATCTGGCTGGTGGAGCCGTAACGACACTCACGTTCTCGCCGCTGTCGGGCCGTCGGAGCCCCGCCCTCATCCGGAGCTACGACCCGGAGGACTACTACCTGTTCATGGTCCACGGCAGCCCAATCAGAGTGGAACAATCCGGCAATGTCACATGTCTCGAGTCCGGAGGCATCGCACTGTTCGACACGTCCCACCCCCTGGCGGCCGATTTCCTGGACCACGGTCGCCAGAAACGTGTGACGCTGATGCGGCTGCCCAGAGCCTCCCTGCCGTTGTCGGGCGACGCGGCGGACCGGCTGCTGGGCAGTGCTCTCCTCGTGCGGAGCCAGACGGGAGCGCTGCTAGGCCAGTTCCTGTCCGGCTTCCGGGAGGAGACCGCCGCGCCTGGCTCGACTGAACTGCATCGGTTGGGCCGCATCGGCTTCGATCTGGCCAGCACCTTCCTCGCGAGTCACCTGGGCGCGCAGCGCACGCTGCCGGTGGAAACCCGTGAGCAGGTGCTGCGGGCACGCATCGACACCTTCATCGACCACAACCTCGGTGACCGAGAACTGCGGCCAGCCACCATTGCCGCAGCCCATCACATATCCGTGCGCACGCTGCACCAGCTGTTCCAGGGGCAGCCCGAGACGGTCGGCGCGATGGTTCGACGCCGCCGCCTCGAGCGCTGCAAAGATGATCTTCTGAATCCCCGGTTGGGACACCTCACAATCGGCGATATCTCCGCCCGGTGGGGATTCCGCCATCCCGCGGACTTCAGCCGCGCCTTCCGGGCCGCCTACGGCGCCCCACCCAGGGATCTCAGGCGCGCGGAATCTCGCGACCTGGACGCCTGA
- a CDS encoding helicase HerA domain-containing protein: MNAVDLHGLRFHRLISVPRPPEDGQPDETPTQLCAALVAAHAALVAGAAPGAMIAVAWLRRPGDPHTWFLVGGYPGFPPAARGTSTAGSPERTTGEPEPVLYPPGGKAVAIETAAVVTALGAFPVWQRCTGISDALWSRPAHAPAASGRAQRRGSFDDHVAHLPGAYAWLVLATPVSPRSVEAESADLLRSIPFLQQRDRDAQARVELERSDARYRELTRAAASGMWEVRVLAGGADPVDARLTAALLCGTSDLDDLPYVLTPSPEPPEPLTVALEAQTAPRYPFRASAELLAAIARPPRRELPGITLVAPHTFDVTPEGALRHLAAAEPPNRTDDSAGGDIHLGEVLDAGWTPAGPLAVSRATLNRHAFVCGATGSGKSQTVRSLLEALSTAPDPVPWMVLEPAKAEYARMAGRLTGHDVLVIRPGRIDAAPAALNPLEPEPGFPLQSHIDLVRALFLAAFESHEPFPQVLARALTVCYSDAGWDLVASRMRPAHRPRMYDDEELRPARPRYPTLGDLQRTASRVVERIGYGTQVTADVRGFVDVRIGSLREGTPGRFFEGGHPLDIGALLTRNVVFELEDITNDQDKAFLLGAVLVRIVEHLRVRHAGGAAAGDEADRLRHLLVVEEAHRLLRNVDHGPAAAAVELFASLLAEIRAYGEGVLVVEQIPAKIVPDVLKNTALKVMHRLPSADDRAAVGATMNLQRPQSELVVALPAGVAAVTVDGMDRPVLTRMTPGSDRESAAGARHDGVPLAGRRSQLCGADCRQRACTLAEVNDAAHLAAEPDLLIWVEAVAAHQMIGLAHLLKLPAPAPSAELRTRLASLPPRSLDCALAHAVDRAVSARASALRPFVDPDDTADRLSDTLHRLSAGLPAVTGDTRQWTAGKYRWQDVRRALVRASSEPWATTRPHPDTPDWRRRGLLLVGATVVEQLRELQEHPANAAGQDAVSLGDIEVSGLLPALRQLVGGTTPHHLRAALRSACAGPGLAKLGNQIADLVERQNRST; encoded by the coding sequence ATGAACGCGGTGGACCTGCACGGTCTCCGATTCCACCGGCTGATCTCGGTACCCCGCCCACCGGAGGACGGCCAGCCTGACGAGACACCGACACAGCTGTGCGCGGCGCTCGTCGCGGCGCACGCCGCGCTGGTCGCCGGGGCGGCGCCAGGGGCGATGATCGCGGTGGCGTGGCTACGCCGGCCCGGCGACCCACACACCTGGTTCCTCGTCGGCGGATACCCGGGGTTCCCACCCGCCGCGCGCGGAACGTCCACGGCCGGGTCGCCAGAGCGGACCACCGGTGAGCCGGAACCCGTGCTCTATCCGCCTGGTGGCAAGGCCGTCGCGATCGAGACAGCCGCGGTCGTCACCGCGCTCGGCGCTTTCCCGGTGTGGCAGCGTTGCACCGGCATCTCGGACGCGCTGTGGTCGCGGCCCGCGCATGCCCCCGCGGCGAGCGGAAGGGCGCAGCGTCGCGGCTCGTTCGACGACCACGTCGCACACCTGCCGGGCGCCTACGCCTGGCTGGTTCTCGCCACGCCCGTGTCACCGAGGTCCGTCGAGGCCGAGAGCGCGGACCTGCTCCGATCGATCCCCTTCCTGCAGCAGCGGGACCGGGACGCGCAGGCCCGCGTGGAACTCGAACGCAGCGACGCCCGCTACCGCGAGCTGACCCGCGCGGCCGCGAGCGGCATGTGGGAGGTGCGGGTACTCGCCGGCGGCGCGGACCCGGTCGACGCCCGCCTGACCGCGGCGCTTCTGTGCGGCACGAGCGACCTCGACGACCTGCCGTACGTGCTGACTCCGTCACCGGAGCCGCCGGAACCGCTCACCGTCGCGCTCGAGGCTCAGACCGCCCCTCGGTATCCGTTCCGGGCAAGTGCGGAGCTGCTCGCGGCGATCGCGCGGCCACCCCGGCGGGAGCTTCCCGGTATCACTCTGGTCGCCCCGCACACGTTCGACGTCACGCCCGAGGGCGCCCTTCGGCACCTCGCCGCAGCCGAACCGCCGAACCGCACGGACGACTCCGCGGGTGGCGACATCCACCTCGGCGAGGTGCTCGACGCCGGATGGACGCCCGCCGGGCCGCTGGCCGTCAGCCGGGCGACGTTGAACCGGCATGCCTTCGTCTGCGGGGCGACCGGCTCGGGGAAATCCCAGACGGTTCGCTCCCTGCTGGAGGCCCTCTCCACCGCACCCGACCCGGTTCCGTGGATGGTGCTCGAACCGGCGAAGGCGGAGTACGCGCGGATGGCCGGACGGCTCACGGGCCACGACGTGCTGGTGATCCGGCCAGGCCGGATCGACGCGGCACCCGCGGCGCTCAACCCCCTGGAGCCCGAGCCCGGGTTCCCGCTGCAGAGCCACATCGACCTGGTCCGGGCACTCTTCCTGGCGGCGTTCGAGTCTCACGAGCCATTCCCGCAGGTGCTGGCGCGGGCGTTGACCGTCTGCTACTCCGATGCCGGTTGGGACCTGGTCGCCAGCCGGATGCGTCCAGCTCACCGGCCGCGAATGTACGACGACGAGGAGCTGCGGCCCGCCCGGCCGCGCTACCCGACGCTCGGCGACCTGCAGCGCACCGCGTCGCGGGTGGTCGAGCGGATCGGTTACGGAACGCAGGTCACCGCGGACGTCCGGGGCTTCGTCGACGTCCGGATCGGCTCGCTGCGGGAGGGAACACCCGGTCGGTTCTTCGAGGGCGGGCACCCGCTGGACATCGGCGCGCTCCTCACCCGCAACGTGGTCTTCGAACTGGAGGACATCACCAACGACCAGGACAAGGCGTTCCTGCTCGGCGCCGTGCTGGTCCGCATCGTCGAGCATCTGCGTGTCCGGCACGCCGGCGGCGCGGCGGCCGGCGATGAGGCGGACCGGCTGCGGCACCTGCTGGTCGTCGAGGAGGCCCACCGCCTGCTGCGCAATGTCGACCACGGGCCTGCCGCAGCTGCCGTCGAGCTCTTCGCGTCACTGCTCGCCGAGATCCGTGCCTACGGCGAGGGCGTCCTGGTCGTCGAGCAGATTCCCGCCAAGATCGTCCCGGACGTGCTGAAGAACACCGCGCTGAAGGTCATGCACCGGCTCCCGTCGGCCGATGACCGCGCCGCCGTCGGCGCGACCATGAACCTCCAGCGCCCCCAGTCGGAGCTGGTCGTCGCGCTGCCGGCCGGCGTGGCCGCCGTCACCGTGGACGGGATGGACCGGCCGGTGCTCACCCGGATGACGCCCGGCTCCGACCGGGAATCCGCCGCGGGCGCACGCCACGACGGCGTCCCGCTGGCGGGTCGGCGCAGCCAGCTGTGTGGAGCTGACTGCCGCCAGCGGGCCTGCACCCTCGCGGAAGTGAACGACGCGGCACACCTCGCAGCCGAACCCGACCTGCTCATCTGGGTCGAAGCCGTCGCGGCCCACCAGATGATCGGGCTCGCGCACCTCCTGAAACTCCCTGCACCCGCCCCGTCGGCGGAGCTGCGCACCCGGCTGGCGTCGCTGCCACCCCGAAGCCTCGACTGTGCGCTGGCCCATGCGGTGGACCGCGCCGTCTCGGCCCGCGCGAGCGCGCTGCGACCGTTCGTCGACCCGGACGACACAGCCGACCGCCTCTCGGACACCCTGCACCGACTCTCCGCAGGTCTCCCTGCCGTCACCGGGGACACGCGCCAGTGGACCGCGGGGAAGTACCGCTGGCAGGACGTGCGACGCGCGCTTGTCCGCGCCTCCAGCGAGCCCTGGGCGACCACCAGACCACATCCCGACACGCCTGACTGGCGCCGCCGCGGCCTCCTGCTCGTCGGCGCGACGGTCGTCGAGCAGCTGAGGGAACTCCAGGAACATCCTGCCAACGCCGCAGGCCAGGACGCCGTCAGCCTCGGCGACATCGAGGTCAGCGGACTCCTCCCAGCGTTACGACAGCTCGTCGGCGGCACCACACCCCACCACCTACGCGCCGCACTGCGCTCGGCATGCGCGGGACCGGGGCTCGCGAAACTCGGCAACCAGATCGCTGACCTGGTGGAACGGCAGAACAGGAGCACCTGA
- a CDS encoding aromatic ring-hydroxylating oxygenase subunit alpha, giving the protein MTVLTPQLLESFADSVRPTAQAVTLPPSVYTDAEFFAFEKDAVFGQEWLCLGRASDVANPGDFVNVDIIGERLTMVHGQDGRIRVLSPVCQHRGMLVSEGSGNCRAFKCAYHHWTYGLDGRLVGAREMGRTEGFDRSRHGLPSLPVELWQGFVFTSLRADPLPLAPRLAKLDALLANFELERCVARNSFSSPSMPWNWKVMFENFNDGYHASRLHAGVHDFCPSDRSEFLPYDDDDAAIARTNGFLHPDGGFNALQRALLPVFPGITEEERSRAAFALVPPTLCIGVAPDQAFYFLIRPVDAGHIAVDVNYLFHPDALRDRLFEEKYELSNAGVNGIVAQDVEATTGVQQGLTSRFAPRGRYSYLEEAQAQFNRWLVRRYTAHWPGADRAPVPTAASAAANKIEVAA; this is encoded by the coding sequence ATGACGGTACTCACCCCGCAGCTGCTGGAATCCTTCGCCGACTCCGTGCGGCCGACCGCACAGGCGGTCACGCTGCCACCTTCCGTCTATACCGACGCGGAGTTCTTCGCCTTTGAGAAGGATGCCGTCTTCGGCCAGGAATGGCTCTGCCTCGGCCGGGCGTCCGACGTGGCGAACCCGGGCGACTTCGTCAACGTCGACATCATCGGTGAACGGCTCACCATGGTCCACGGGCAGGACGGGCGGATCCGGGTGCTCTCCCCGGTCTGCCAGCACCGCGGAATGCTGGTGAGCGAGGGCAGCGGAAACTGCCGCGCCTTCAAATGCGCCTACCACCACTGGACGTACGGCCTCGACGGCAGGTTGGTCGGCGCCCGCGAGATGGGCCGCACGGAGGGCTTCGACCGTTCCCGGCACGGCCTGCCGTCACTGCCCGTCGAGCTGTGGCAGGGCTTCGTCTTCACCAGCCTGCGGGCCGACCCGTTGCCGCTGGCACCGAGGCTGGCGAAGCTCGACGCGCTGCTGGCGAACTTCGAACTCGAGCGGTGCGTCGCCCGGAACTCCTTCTCCAGTCCTTCCATGCCCTGGAACTGGAAGGTGATGTTCGAGAACTTCAACGACGGCTACCACGCGAGCCGGCTGCATGCCGGCGTGCACGACTTCTGCCCGAGTGACCGTTCGGAGTTCCTGCCCTACGACGACGATGACGCGGCGATCGCCCGTACGAACGGTTTTCTTCACCCCGACGGCGGTTTCAACGCGCTGCAGCGTGCGCTGCTGCCGGTCTTCCCGGGAATCACCGAGGAGGAGCGCTCCCGCGCGGCCTTCGCGCTCGTCCCGCCGACGCTGTGCATCGGTGTCGCGCCGGACCAGGCGTTCTATTTTCTGATCCGTCCGGTCGACGCCGGGCACATCGCGGTGGATGTGAACTACCTGTTCCATCCGGACGCGTTGCGCGACCGGCTCTTCGAGGAGAAGTACGAGCTTTCCAACGCCGGGGTCAACGGCATCGTCGCCCAGGACGTCGAGGCGACGACCGGCGTCCAGCAGGGGCTGACCAGCCGGTTCGCCCCGCGCGGGCGCTACTCGTACCTGGAGGAGGCGCAGGCGCAGTTCAACCGCTGGCTGGTCCGCCGCTACACCGCGCACTGGCCGGGCGCCGACCGTGCCCCGGTTCCCACGGCGGCATCCGCCGCGGCGAACAAGATCGAGGTGGCGGCATGA